Proteins encoded in a region of the Methanofollis tationis genome:
- a CDS encoding potassium channel family protein yields MAATTTRLRVNLAVLAAVVVIGTAGFVVTEGLSPLDAVYFCIVTVATVGYGEIHPVTAAGKVLAILVIVAGVGTFVGVIANLFETWMERRERLGRRKKVYMLIGAFFTTTGTPLLRGFARADPLIGTIREELMVTANWSAKDFARMKKVVRTHDSGPALSGIDLEDLLAFLSEKNDFLLRLMENPILLEDEAFTEVLHATFHLADELSYRDDLTALPESDLHHLTGDLRRAYLATMYQWLDYMEHLQATYPYLFSLAARTNPFNPGASAIVE; encoded by the coding sequence ATGGCCGCGACCACCACCCGCCTGAGAGTGAACCTCGCCGTCCTGGCTGCGGTTGTCGTCATCGGCACCGCCGGTTTCGTCGTCACCGAGGGGCTCTCCCCCCTCGACGCCGTGTATTTCTGCATCGTCACCGTCGCCACCGTCGGCTACGGCGAGATCCACCCGGTGACCGCGGCCGGAAAGGTGCTTGCGATCCTGGTGATCGTCGCCGGGGTCGGCACCTTCGTCGGGGTGATCGCAAACCTCTTCGAGACCTGGATGGAGCGGAGGGAACGGCTGGGCCGGCGCAAAAAGGTGTACATGCTCATCGGCGCCTTCTTCACCACGACCGGGACGCCGCTGTTGAGAGGGTTCGCCCGGGCCGACCCCCTGATCGGGACGATCAGGGAGGAACTGATGGTGACGGCGAACTGGAGCGCAAAAGACTTCGCACGAATGAAAAAAGTGGTGCGCACCCATGACTCAGGCCCGGCACTCTCGGGAATCGACCTCGAAGACCTCCTCGCCTTTCTTTCAGAAAAAAACGATTTCCTTCTGAGGCTGATGGAGAACCCGATCCTCCTGGAGGACGAGGCCTTCACCGAGGTGCTCCACGCCACCTTCCACCTTGCAGACGAACTCTCGTACCGCGACGACCTTACCGCCCTCCCCGAAAGCGATCTCCATCACCTCACCGGAGATCTCAGGCGGGCATACCTTGCAACGATGTACCAGTGGCTCGACTATATGGAGCACCTGCAGGCGACCTACCCGTACCTCTTCTCCCTTGCGGCGCGGACGAACCCGTTCAACCCCGGAGCGTCGGCGATCGTGGAGTGA
- a CDS encoding ABC transporter ATP-binding protein gives MEERAAISARGLTKRFGDVEAVGGIDFAVLEGEAFGFLGPNGAGKTTTMRMIQCASPRSGGDLRVMGMDPDRNPREIKALLGIVPQENNLDADLTGRENLVSYARYFGIPRARAEERVEDLLGFVQVREKADVVIESLSGGMRRRLILARALVNDPAILILDEPTTGLDPQARHQIWEKLRALQREGRTIALTSHYMEEAERLCDRLVILDGGRILAEGAPADLIRSRIGRHVIEAEPTETVRACLGRHGIGYEEGGGSLQVPVEDPAAVSKLLLEECGAIRLSTRPATLEDVFLTLTGRRLRE, from the coding sequence ATGGAGGAGCGCGCTGCCATCTCTGCACGGGGCCTGACCAAACGGTTCGGCGACGTCGAGGCGGTCGGGGGGATCGATTTTGCCGTCCTCGAAGGCGAGGCCTTTGGTTTTCTCGGCCCGAACGGTGCCGGAAAGACCACGACGATGCGGATGATCCAGTGCGCCTCGCCCAGGAGCGGCGGCGATCTCCGCGTCATGGGGATGGACCCGGATAGGAACCCGCGGGAGATCAAGGCCCTCCTCGGGATCGTGCCCCAGGAGAACAACCTTGACGCTGACCTCACCGGCCGCGAGAACCTCGTCTCCTATGCCCGCTACTTTGGCATCCCGAGGGCCAGAGCTGAGGAGCGGGTGGAAGACCTTCTCGGGTTCGTGCAGGTGCGGGAGAAGGCGGACGTCGTCATCGAGAGCCTCTCGGGCGGGATGCGGCGGCGTCTGATCCTCGCCCGCGCCCTGGTCAACGACCCTGCGATCCTGATCCTGGACGAACCCACCACCGGCCTCGACCCGCAGGCCCGGCACCAGATCTGGGAGAAATTACGGGCGCTCCAGCGCGAAGGGCGGACGATCGCCCTCACCAGCCATTATATGGAGGAGGCCGAACGCCTCTGTGACCGCCTGGTGATCCTGGACGGCGGCAGGATCCTGGCAGAAGGCGCCCCGGCCGACCTGATCAGATCGCGGATCGGGCGGCACGTGATCGAGGCCGAACCGACCGAAACCGTCCGCGCCTGCCTGGGGCGGCACGGGATCGGCTATGAGGAGGGGGGAGGGAGCCTCCAGGTCCCGGTCGAGGACCCGGCGGCGGTCTCAAAACTCCTCCTTGAGGAGTGCGGGGCGATCCGCCTCTCGACCCGGCCTGCAACCCTGGAAGACGTCTTTCTCACCCTCACGGGCAGGAGGCTGCGGGAATGA
- a CDS encoding TMEM175 family protein yields the protein MMEGNDHPDSIGFSKSRFEALTDGIFAIAMTLLVLGLAVPAGGTIRTSTGLIETLMGLFPDFIHYVIAFFILHGMWVSHHVLSRRMASIDRRFLEINLWLLMAICLIPFTTSFSGDFEDIALAAVVLEANLLVVGGILLLQWRYVARTPHLLSPEFTPAGLGVGMQKTAVTPAVSVLGIALALLGVTWSTAVYLLIPVIFWAMRAVRR from the coding sequence ATGATGGAAGGAAACGATCACCCTGATAGCATCGGTTTCTCGAAGTCCAGGTTTGAGGCGCTGACCGACGGTATATTCGCGATCGCCATGACCCTTCTCGTCCTCGGGCTTGCGGTTCCGGCCGGGGGGACGATCAGGACGTCGACGGGCCTCATCGAGACCCTTATGGGGCTTTTCCCGGACTTTATTCACTATGTGATCGCCTTCTTCATCCTCCACGGCATGTGGGTCTCCCATCACGTCCTCTCCAGGCGGATGGCCTCCATCGACCGCCGGTTTCTGGAGATCAACCTCTGGCTGCTGATGGCCATCTGCCTCATTCCCTTCACCACCTCGTTTTCAGGGGATTTCGAGGATATTGCTCTCGCCGCCGTTGTCCTGGAGGCAAACCTCCTCGTCGTCGGCGGCATCCTCCTCCTCCAGTGGCGGTATGTCGCCCGCACCCCGCACCTCCTCTCACCTGAGTTCACGCCGGCCGGGCTCGGGGTCGGGATGCAAAAGACCGCCGTCACCCCGGCGGTCTCGGTCCTCGGCATCGCGCTCGCTCTCCTCGGAGTTACCTGGAGCACGGCGGTGTACCTCCTGATCCCGGTGATCTTCTGGGCGATGAGGGCCGTACGGCGGTGA
- a CDS encoding ABC transporter permease, protein MIRENLSRRAWTVWRRNLDVYLKSWRVNLLTPAFEPVLYLIALGFGVGSYISEIDGVPYVRFIAPALVAISVMNASFFECTYGSYVRMYYQKTFDAIVATPVSIEEVIAGEILWGATRSLISASLMLPVLVAFGVVALPSSLLLIPFAFAAGLLFASIAMCFTSIIPNIESINYPAFLFITPMFLFSGTFFPLDLLPAPLQTLALAVLPLAHVVNVCRALTLMAGWELLVLGLAWIAVVTPPVFLLALRLMRRRLVV, encoded by the coding sequence ATGATCAGGGAAAACCTGAGCCGCAGGGCCTGGACCGTCTGGCGCCGCAACCTCGACGTCTATCTCAAATCCTGGCGGGTGAACCTCCTCACCCCGGCGTTCGAGCCCGTCCTCTACCTCATCGCCCTCGGCTTCGGGGTCGGGTCGTACATCAGCGAGATCGACGGCGTCCCGTACGTCCGCTTCATCGCCCCGGCCCTCGTCGCCATCTCGGTGATGAACGCCTCCTTCTTCGAGTGCACCTACGGGAGTTACGTGCGGATGTACTACCAGAAGACCTTCGACGCCATCGTCGCCACTCCGGTCTCGATCGAGGAGGTGATCGCCGGCGAGATCCTCTGGGGGGCGACCCGGAGCCTCATCTCCGCCTCCCTGATGCTCCCGGTCCTGGTCGCTTTTGGCGTCGTCGCCCTCCCATCGTCCCTCCTCCTCATCCCCTTCGCCTTTGCGGCCGGCCTGCTCTTCGCCTCGATCGCGATGTGCTTCACCTCGATCATCCCGAATATCGAGTCGATCAACTACCCGGCCTTCCTCTTCATCACCCCGATGTTCCTCTTCTCCGGGACCTTCTTCCCGCTCGATCTCCTGCCCGCCCCGCTGCAAACCCTCGCCCTTGCGGTCCTGCCCCTGGCGCACGTCGTCAACGTCTGCCGGGCCCTCACCCTGATGGCGGGGTGGGAACTCCTTGTCCTCGGCCTCGCCTGGATCGCCGTCGTCACCCCGCCGGTCTTTCTCCTGGCCCTGCGGCTGATGCGCCGGCGGCTTGTCGTCTGA
- a CDS encoding winged helix-turn-helix transcriptional regulator, translating to MSTLRYHLAVLQEHHKITSLDEDGHLRFYENSGTYTAAQQRVLKHLRNTTTREILIGILEHPGASRQEVADTVGISGPAVTWHMKKLTGDRIIRQERDGRAVRYRISEDAAVDLAAGIREAEDRRVLSHT from the coding sequence ATGAGCACCCTCAGGTATCATCTTGCCGTCCTGCAGGAGCACCACAAGATCACCTCGCTCGACGAGGACGGCCACCTCCGCTTCTACGAGAACAGCGGGACCTACACCGCTGCCCAGCAGAGAGTGCTCAAGCACCTGAGGAACACGACCACACGGGAGATCCTCATCGGGATCCTGGAGCACCCGGGAGCGTCGCGGCAGGAGGTTGCCGACACGGTCGGGATCTCGGGGCCGGCCGTCACCTGGCACATGAAGAAGCTGACCGGGGACCGGATCATCAGGCAGGAACGCGACGGGCGGGCGGTCAGGTACCGGATCAGCGAGGACGCCGCCGTGGACCTCGCCGCCGGGATAAGGGAGGCGGAAGACCGCCGGGTCCTGTCGCACACCTGA
- a CDS encoding COG1470 family protein, with the protein MKLRNVGKADDTYRLSIDGLPEGWYARYKENAAETSDISEIFVPAGEEKALYLEAIPPYGVTVGDYFLTATIESSSGAYPEDLTAKISGSYEMGLSADRYRYEASMGETVEFDVKVANLGNAGALTGIRFEVSASQGWKATVTPTNVTSLQPGESKKVKVQVVPPSSIVASEYKITVKAVSDQGEQSDEFRIVVKEQSFAAIAGLLLLGAIAGGVWYYFRKYQRR; encoded by the coding sequence ATGAAGCTGCGCAATGTCGGGAAGGCCGACGATACCTATCGGCTCTCGATCGACGGGCTCCCTGAGGGCTGGTACGCCAGGTACAAGGAGAACGCCGCCGAGACGAGCGACATCTCCGAGATCTTCGTCCCCGCCGGAGAGGAGAAAGCCCTGTACCTCGAGGCGATCCCGCCGTACGGCGTGACGGTCGGCGACTACTTCCTTACGGCCACAATCGAGTCTTCGTCAGGGGCCTATCCCGAAGACCTGACGGCGAAGATCAGCGGGAGTTATGAGATGGGGCTCTCCGCGGACCGCTACCGCTACGAGGCGTCGATGGGCGAGACCGTCGAGTTCGACGTGAAGGTGGCGAACCTCGGCAATGCCGGCGCCCTGACCGGGATCAGGTTCGAGGTGAGCGCATCGCAGGGCTGGAAGGCGACGGTGACGCCCACAAACGTCACGAGCCTCCAGCCCGGCGAGTCGAAGAAGGTGAAGGTGCAGGTGGTGCCGCCGTCGAGCATCGTCGCCTCCGAGTACAAGATCACCGTGAAGGCGGTCTCAGATCAGGGCGAGCAGAGCGACGAGTTCAGGATCGTCGTGAAGGAGCAGTCGTTTGCAGCGATCGCGGGGCTTCTCCTGCTCGGGGCGATTGCCGGCGGGGTCTGGTACTACTTCAGGAAGTACCAGCGCCGGTGA
- the glgP gene encoding alpha-glucan family phosphorylase: MTADAMDRSRFDHVPERIEGLVDLAFNLWWSWHPSARMLFKQVNAHAWKESRHNPVQMLQEIPEDYLRRAAQNREYLRRYDIIMERYQEYMARKNSWFTEEYATSRPFTVAYFSAEYGLHHSLPFYAGGLGFLAGDHLKECSDLGVPLVAVGFMYAAGYLHQHIGPDGSQMNVEERLNRDAAPITRVLDPSGKQIVLPVPHINLPISVAVWKVQVGRIPLYLLDTDIPENAPEHRSISHRLYSGNKEQRLLQEIVLGIGGRKVLSYLGVHYAGVHINEGHPAFALVERVRERVGEGQSFEDALAQVRGTTVFTTHTPVPAGTDIFPAEMIDRYFSTYYRCLGIERERFLALGAAPGDPGGNFNMTVFAMRMSAHHNAVSQRHGEVTRAMWQGIWPGLPEERVPIDVITNGVHLPTWLNDRMELLLDRYIGAVCPCWQMEHDCPVIWDLVDEIPDEELWDLHIWLKAKLINRIRERKRRTWAEHRDMPENIVAEGVLLNPTVLTIGFARRFSTYKRADLIFHDLERLKRIVNNRWRPVQIVFAGKAHPADVEGQQILQRIYSFARSPDFGGKIAFVEDYGEQVAQYLVHGVDLWLNNPLPPMEASGTSGMKAAINGVLNLSILDGWWIEGYNGRNGWAFGGEYIVGDRTAADANAIYELLEKEIVPLYYDTDMHGVPHGWVRAMKESIKSNAPQFCARRMVKEYVTHYYPKMLAAAGTPFSDLGNEE; the protein is encoded by the coding sequence ATGACCGCCGACGCCATGGACCGGAGCCGTTTCGATCATGTCCCGGAGCGTATCGAGGGGCTCGTCGACCTCGCCTTCAACCTCTGGTGGAGCTGGCACCCGTCAGCCAGGATGCTCTTCAAGCAGGTGAACGCCCATGCCTGGAAGGAGAGCCGGCACAACCCGGTGCAGATGCTCCAGGAGATCCCTGAGGACTACCTCAGGCGGGCGGCGCAGAACAGGGAGTACCTCCGCCGCTACGACATCATCATGGAGCGCTACCAGGAGTACATGGCCAGAAAAAACTCCTGGTTTACCGAGGAATACGCCACCTCCCGTCCGTTCACCGTCGCGTATTTTTCGGCGGAATACGGCCTCCACCACTCCCTCCCGTTCTACGCCGGCGGGCTCGGGTTTCTGGCCGGCGACCACCTCAAGGAGTGCTCCGACCTCGGCGTCCCCCTCGTCGCCGTCGGGTTCATGTACGCCGCCGGCTACCTCCACCAGCACATCGGCCCCGACGGTTCGCAGATGAATGTCGAGGAGAGGCTCAACCGCGACGCCGCCCCGATCACCCGCGTCCTCGACCCCTCGGGCAAACAGATCGTCCTGCCCGTGCCCCACATCAACCTGCCCATCAGCGTCGCCGTCTGGAAGGTGCAGGTCGGCCGCATCCCCCTCTACCTCCTCGACACCGACATCCCTGAGAACGCCCCCGAACATCGCTCCATCTCCCACCGCCTCTATTCAGGGAATAAGGAGCAGCGCCTCCTCCAGGAGATCGTCCTCGGCATCGGGGGCAGAAAGGTGCTCTCGTACCTCGGCGTCCACTATGCGGGCGTGCACATCAACGAGGGCCATCCGGCCTTCGCCCTGGTCGAACGGGTCAGGGAACGGGTCGGGGAAGGGCAGTCCTTTGAGGACGCCCTCGCGCAGGTGCGGGGGACCACGGTCTTCACCACCCACACCCCGGTCCCGGCCGGCACCGACATCTTTCCGGCAGAGATGATCGACCGCTACTTCAGCACCTACTACCGCTGTCTCGGCATCGAGAGGGAGCGGTTCCTCGCCCTCGGGGCCGCGCCCGGCGATCCGGGCGGCAATTTCAACATGACCGTCTTTGCGATGCGGATGTCGGCCCATCACAACGCCGTCTCACAGCGCCACGGCGAGGTGACAAGGGCGATGTGGCAGGGGATCTGGCCCGGGCTCCCCGAGGAGCGGGTGCCGATCGATGTGATCACCAACGGCGTCCACCTCCCGACCTGGCTCAACGACAGAATGGAACTCCTCCTCGATCGCTACATCGGGGCCGTCTGTCCCTGCTGGCAGATGGAGCATGACTGCCCGGTGATCTGGGACCTCGTCGACGAGATCCCGGACGAAGAACTCTGGGACCTCCACATCTGGCTGAAGGCAAAACTGATCAACAGGATCAGGGAGAGAAAACGGCGCACGTGGGCCGAACACAGGGATATGCCCGAGAACATCGTCGCAGAGGGGGTGCTCCTGAACCCGACTGTGCTCACCATCGGGTTCGCACGGCGCTTTTCGACCTACAAACGGGCAGACCTCATCTTTCACGATCTCGAACGGCTGAAGAGGATCGTCAACAACCGCTGGCGACCGGTGCAGATCGTCTTTGCAGGCAAGGCGCACCCGGCAGACGTCGAGGGGCAGCAGATCCTCCAGCGGATCTACTCGTTCGCCCGGTCGCCGGATTTCGGCGGGAAGATCGCCTTCGTCGAGGACTACGGCGAGCAGGTCGCCCAGTACCTCGTCCACGGCGTTGATCTCTGGCTCAACAACCCCCTGCCCCCGATGGAGGCGAGCGGCACCTCAGGGATGAAGGCGGCGATCAACGGCGTGCTCAACCTCTCCATCCTGGACGGCTGGTGGATCGAGGGCTACAACGGCAGAAACGGCTGGGCGTTCGGCGGCGAGTACATCGTCGGCGACCGGACGGCGGCGGATGCGAATGCGATCTACGAACTCCTCGAAAAAGAGATCGTCCCGCTCTATTACGACACCGACATGCACGGGGTGCCGCACGGGTGGGTGCGGGCGATGAAGGAGTCGATCAAGAGCAATGCCCCGCAGTTCTGCGCACGAAGAATGGTCAAGGAGTACGTCACCCATTACTACCCGAAGATGCTCGCCGCCGCCGGCACGCCGTTTTCCGACCTCGGCAACGAGGAGTGA
- a CDS encoding cupin domain-containing protein produces the protein MHPSGQRIGSSMLIRDIRNGSYARAKDRSVLCELLHPAHEPECTNRCSLAHAVVPAGEATLPHRLNTSSETYYILAGEGQMHIGDESAPVREGQVVSIPAGATQWIENTGEGDLVILAIVDPMWSEEDEEIL, from the coding sequence ATGCACCCGTCAGGGCAGAGAATAGGATCGAGCATGCTGATCAGGGACATCAGAAACGGATCATACGCCCGGGCAAAAGACCGCTCGGTCCTCTGCGAACTCCTCCACCCGGCACACGAGCCAGAGTGCACAAACCGCTGCAGCCTCGCCCACGCCGTCGTCCCGGCCGGGGAGGCGACCCTGCCGCACCGGCTGAACACCTCCTCTGAGACCTATTATATCCTCGCGGGGGAGGGGCAGATGCACATCGGCGACGAGTCCGCACCGGTGCGGGAGGGGCAGGTCGTCTCTATCCCGGCAGGCGCCACCCAGTGGATCGAAAACACCGGCGAGGGCGACCTGGTCATCCTTGCGATCGTCGATCCGATGTGGAGCGAAGAGGACGAGGAGATCCTCTGA
- the larC gene encoding nickel pincer cofactor biosynthesis protein LarC produces MRALLIDPRTGGISGDMLAAALADLTGSAAPLERLSAAIAALPGCVEFSVRLEEADGGVRARRLSFKVREKPAGSDGDLAAALAEVAASVGLTAWGRERSERILSDLLAAERRFHPTGFSRHAIASADTIFDILAPLLLIEEAGLAGCQVHATPPALGGGLIRTGGGTVGGPAPAALEICAAHRIPVAESPLSMELTTPTGAALLANLAVVADRFPAMTPIRTGYGAGTRPNGAGANILRVVECEMSGLVEERIVLLETNLDDISGEVVAHALGRLLEEGAIDVFVTPAIGKKNRPVQVISVITDRERYARLLTVLMEETGTLGVRVREEPRLVADRRRETVEVAVGGRTFPVRVKTSEACGRVIAVKPEYEDMRQIARELGVTLREVAREVERGLPSPGRGGQQE; encoded by the coding sequence ATGAGGGCGCTGCTCATCGATCCCCGCACCGGCGGGATATCAGGCGACATGCTCGCTGCCGCCCTGGCCGACCTGACGGGATCGGCTGCGCCCCTCGAACGGCTGAGCGCAGCGATCGCCGCCCTTCCCGGGTGTGTGGAGTTCTCGGTGAGGCTGGAGGAGGCCGACGGTGGTGTCAGGGCCAGGCGGCTCTCCTTTAAGGTGCGCGAGAAGCCCGCGGGATCGGACGGGGACCTTGCCGCCGCCCTGGCTGAAGTAGCCGCTTCGGTCGGGCTTACGGCATGGGGGCGTGAGCGATCAGAGAGGATACTCAGCGACCTCCTCGCCGCCGAGCGGCGCTTCCACCCCACGGGTTTTTCGCGGCACGCCATCGCCTCGGCCGACACGATCTTCGACATCCTCGCCCCTCTCCTCCTGATCGAGGAGGCCGGGCTTGCCGGGTGTCAGGTCCATGCCACCCCGCCGGCCCTTGGCGGCGGGCTGATCAGGACCGGCGGCGGGACGGTCGGCGGTCCGGCGCCTGCGGCCCTGGAGATCTGTGCGGCGCACCGGATCCCGGTGGCGGAAAGCCCGCTCTCGATGGAGCTGACCACGCCGACCGGCGCCGCCCTCCTCGCCAACCTCGCCGTCGTGGCCGACCGTTTCCCGGCGATGACACCGATCCGCACCGGCTACGGGGCCGGGACCCGTCCGAACGGCGCCGGCGCCAACATCCTCAGGGTCGTGGAGTGCGAGATGAGCGGGCTCGTCGAGGAGCGGATCGTCCTGCTGGAGACGAACCTCGACGACATCAGCGGCGAAGTGGTCGCCCACGCCCTCGGCCGCCTCCTCGAGGAGGGGGCGATCGATGTCTTCGTCACCCCCGCGATCGGGAAGAAAAACCGCCCGGTCCAGGTGATCTCGGTGATCACCGACCGGGAGCGCTATGCACGCCTCCTGACCGTCCTGATGGAGGAGACCGGAACCCTCGGGGTGCGGGTGCGCGAGGAGCCCCGGCTGGTCGCCGACCGGCGGCGGGAGACCGTGGAGGTCGCCGTCGGCGGGCGCACCTTTCCGGTGCGGGTGAAGACTTCCGAGGCCTGCGGCCGGGTGATCGCCGTCAAGCCCGAGTACGAGGATATGCGGCAGATCGCCCGCGAACTCGGGGTCACCCTCCGCGAGGTTGCGCGGGAGGTGGAGCGGGGCCTCCCCTCTCCGGGAAGAGGGGGCCAGCAGGAATAA
- a CDS encoding DUF367 family protein has translation MIRLFAFRDNSCDPRKCTVKRMEKWGQVKIVDTLTRIPRSSLILDPTAERALSPADRGVPSITALDCSWEVLDSVTVRRWPTRRALPYLVAANPVNFGRPLRLTSVEAFAAALVILGEDEQARQVLSKFNWGMHFLELNADPLAEYAAAKDSAEVVAIQALYMGE, from the coding sequence ATGATACGCCTCTTCGCCTTCAGGGACAACTCCTGCGATCCCAGGAAGTGCACGGTGAAGCGGATGGAAAAATGGGGGCAGGTGAAAATTGTCGACACCCTCACCCGGATCCCGCGCTCATCCTTGATTCTCGACCCGACGGCCGAGCGCGCCCTCTCCCCGGCCGACCGGGGCGTGCCCTCGATCACCGCCCTGGACTGCTCCTGGGAGGTGCTCGACTCGGTGACGGTGCGGCGCTGGCCGACCCGCCGCGCCCTCCCCTACCTCGTCGCCGCCAACCCGGTGAACTTCGGCCGCCCCCTCCGCCTCACCTCGGTGGAGGCGTTTGCAGCGGCGCTCGTGATCCTGGGCGAGGACGAGCAGGCGCGCCAGGTCCTCTCGAAGTTCAACTGGGGGATGCACTTCCTCGAACTGAACGCCGACCCCCTCGCCGAGTACGCGGCGGCGAAGGACTCCGCCGAGGTCGTGGCGATCCAGGCGCTGTATATGGGAGAGTGA
- a CDS encoding nucleoside 2-deoxyribosyltransferase: MYVLVSPCILDPSLRAEGITKPSDRAAFERALERCRRFSIEVVPLPCPETAYLGRPRPPATFVERLDTPAFRALLDLMEEEVRATIRARGPPLCIIGVDSSPACGVNRTWLDERVPGRGAFLARFPEIRAVDVCTFARYRVYLAAPLFSGAERAFNLEVRDLLEAALYDVHLPQEVGDNDAARSAGDGRAIFEHNLEALNRVDIVVAVIDGADADSGTAWEMGYAYARGIPVVALRTDFRRVGEAEAVNLMLEASSTVVERSSDLPGAIAAALSSKQGEDPGTL; the protein is encoded by the coding sequence ATGTATGTCCTGGTCTCACCCTGCATCCTCGACCCCTCTCTGAGGGCCGAGGGGATCACAAAACCGTCCGACCGTGCGGCGTTCGAGCGGGCCCTGGAGCGGTGCCGGCGCTTCTCGATCGAGGTCGTCCCCCTCCCCTGCCCGGAGACCGCCTATCTCGGCCGGCCGCGCCCGCCCGCGACCTTTGTCGAGCGCCTGGACACCCCGGCCTTCCGCGCCCTCCTCGACCTGATGGAAGAAGAGGTGAGGGCAACGATCCGCGCACGGGGACCGCCGCTCTGCATCATCGGCGTCGATTCCTCGCCGGCCTGCGGGGTGAACCGGACATGGCTGGACGAGCGGGTGCCGGGCCGGGGGGCATTCCTCGCCCGGTTCCCGGAGATCAGGGCGGTCGACGTCTGCACCTTCGCCCGGTACCGGGTGTACCTCGCCGCCCCGCTCTTCTCCGGGGCCGAACGCGCCTTCAACCTGGAGGTGCGCGACCTTCTTGAGGCGGCGCTCTACGACGTCCATCTCCCGCAGGAGGTCGGGGACAACGACGCCGCACGGAGCGCCGGGGACGGGCGGGCGATCTTCGAGCACAATCTCGAGGCCCTGAACAGGGTCGATATCGTCGTCGCCGTCATCGACGGGGCCGACGCCGATTCGGGGACGGCGTGGGAGATGGGATATGCGTACGCCCGCGGCATCCCGGTCGTCGCCCTGCGGACCGACTTCCGCCGGGTCGGGGAGGCCGAGGCGGTCAACCTGATGCTCGAAGCCTCGTCGACCGTTGTTGAGCGCTCCTCCGACCTGCCGGGGGCGATCGCCGCCGCCCTCTCCTCAAAACAGGGCGAAGATCCTGGCACGCTCTGA
- a CDS encoding PAS domain-containing protein, which translates to MDFPEPYYPNKQKISILYIDDEPALVEIGKLFLQRGGNMAVTTATSAEEALSTLATATFDGVVSDLQMPGMDGIELLREVRRLYGPLPFIIFTGKEREEVVIEALNAGVDYYLQKGGAPKTLFADLEIIIIQAVEKRRIARALEESEERYRTVVEDQTEMICWFDPDSVILFANEAFCRYFGVPAAGVIGRSDCHALIHPSDPPGPLLADIVVGRGKKGAAGLHDASRWDYESLTGEDTAVTGDGEERVLQGRATPLRGPDGEIVGAIESLRDVTEIRAGERTLHEANALLEWTFDALPEIVGIMRPDRRIIRYNRAGYEALGMTPEEVVGKPCYSLIGRARPCEVCATEMALKSRKTETIEKYVPERDLHLRCTSVPIFDKNGEVCLIVEHLAPVPAGEGEAPDDALTGAGTS; encoded by the coding sequence ATGGATTTCCCGGAGCCCTATTATCCCAATAAACAAAAAATATCTATTCTTTATATCGACGACGAGCCAGCACTTGTCGAAATAGGAAAATTGTTCCTCCAGAGAGGAGGAAATATGGCCGTGACGACGGCCACCTCCGCAGAGGAGGCGCTCTCGACGCTGGCGACCGCTACCTTCGACGGCGTGGTTTCTGACCTGCAGATGCCGGGCATGGACGGGATCGAACTTCTGCGGGAGGTCAGGAGACTGTACGGCCCTCTTCCCTTCATCATCTTCACCGGAAAAGAGCGCGAGGAGGTAGTGATCGAGGCGCTGAACGCCGGGGTGGACTATTACCTCCAGAAGGGCGGGGCGCCGAAAACCCTGTTCGCCGATCTGGAGATCATAATCATCCAGGCCGTCGAGAAGAGACGGATCGCCCGTGCCCTCGAAGAGAGCGAGGAGCGCTATCGCACCGTCGTCGAGGACCAGACCGAGATGATCTGCTGGTTCGACCCCGACAGCGTGATCCTGTTTGCAAACGAGGCATTCTGCAGGTATTTCGGGGTGCCGGCCGCCGGCGTGATCGGGCGGTCTGACTGCCACGCCCTCATCCATCCCAGCGATCCGCCCGGACCGCTGCTCGCCGATATCGTCGTCGGCCGGGGGAAGAAGGGGGCTGCAGGTCTCCACGACGCTTCCCGGTGGGACTATGAGAGCCTCACGGGTGAGGACACCGCCGTCACCGGCGACGGCGAGGAGCGGGTGCTCCAGGGACGGGCAACGCCCCTGCGCGGCCCGGACGGGGAGATCGTCGGCGCCATCGAGTCGCTGCGCGACGTCACCGAGATCCGCGCCGGCGAGCGGACGCTGCACGAGGCAAATGCCCTCCTCGAATGGACGTTCGACGCCCTCCCCGAGATCGTCGGGATCATGCGCCCTGACCGCCGGATCATCCGCTACAACCGGGCCGGCTACGAGGCGCTCGGGATGACGCCGGAGGAGGTGGTGGGAAAACCCTGCTACTCCCTCATCGGCAGGGCCCGCCCCTGCGAGGTCTGCGCCACCGAGATGGCCCTCAAAAGCAGAAAAACAGAGACGATCGAGAAATACGTCCCTGAACGGGACCTGCACCTGCGATGCACGAGCGTGCCCATCTTCGACAAAAACGGCGAGGTGTGCCTGATCGTCGAGCACCTCGCCCCGGTCCCGGCCGGGGAGGGCGAGGCGCCCGACGACGCTCTCACCGGCGCTGGTACTTCCTGA